The Cryptosporangium aurantiacum genome contains the following window.
GCCGTACATGATGCAGGTCGCGGTCGGGCGCCGCCCCGAGCTGCAGGTCTTCGGCGACGACTACGCGACCGACGACGGCACGTGCGTCCGCGACTACATCCACGTCATGGACGTCGCCGACGGTCACCGGGTCGCGCTGGAGCACCTCGGAGCCGGCTTCGAGATCTTCAACCTGGGCACCGGCGTCGGTACGTCCGTGCTCGGGCTCGTCCAGGCCTTCGAGGACGCCTGCGACGTCACGATCCCGGCCCGCATCGTCGGTCGACGCGCGGGGGACGTACCGAAGCTCATCGCCGACCCCGGCAAGGTCGCCGCCGCCTGGGGCTGGCGCACGACCCGCGACCTGCACGCGATGGTGCGGGACGCCTGGGCGTTCCAGCGACGCAACCCGTTCGGATACGCGTCCGAGCTGACCACGAGCCCGGGGAGGGTGTAGTGCGACTGAATTCTTTTCGACCGACCCCTGCGGACGATGCTCAGCCTGCGGAAATACGTGAGGTTGAAAAGAGTTCACTGACGGTCATCGGCACCGGTTACCTGGGTGCCGTCCACGCGGCCTGCATGGCGGAGATCGGGCACGAGGTGCTCGGCGTCGACGTCGACGAGGCGAAGATCGCCGCGCTCGCCGAGGGCCGGGCGCCGTTCTTCGAGCCGGGCTTCCCCGAGGTGCTCAAGCGCAACCTGGAGAACGGCAGGCTGCGGTTCACGACGTCGCTGGCCGAGGCCGCCGCCTTCGGCGACGTCCACTTCGTCTGCGTCGGCACCCCGCAGCAGCCCGGGTCCCACGCCGCCGACCTGCGTTATGTGGACGCCGTGGTCGACGGCCTCGCGCCGCACCTCCGTCCCGGAGCGCTGGTCGTCGGGAAGTCCACGGTGCCGGTGGGCACCGCTTCCCGGCTGGCCGAGCGCATCGACGCCGAGCTGGCCTGGAACCCGGAGTTCCTGCGCGAGGGTTTCGCGGTCGAGGACACGCTGCGGCCCGACCGGCTGGTCGTCGGCGTGACGTCGCCCTCCGCCGAGCAGGTGCTGCGGGACGTGTACGCGCCGATGCTGGCCGCGGGGACGCCGTGGGTCAGCACCGATCCGGCCACCGCGGAGCTGGTCAAGGTCGCCGCGAACTCGTTCCTGGCCACCAAGATCTCGTTCATCAACGCGATGGCGGAGATCTGCGAGGCCACCGGCGCCGACGTGACGACGCTGGCGGCCGCGATCGGGTACGACGTCCGGATCGGCGACAAGTTCCTGCGGGCAGGCGTCGGGTTCGGGGGCGGGTGCCTGCCGAAGGACATCCGCGCGTTCCGGCACCGGGCCGCGGAGCTGGGGCTCGAGGA
Protein-coding sequences here:
- a CDS encoding nucleotide sugar dehydrogenase produces the protein MTVIGTGYLGAVHAACMAEIGHEVLGVDVDEAKIAALAEGRAPFFEPGFPEVLKRNLENGRLRFTTSLAEAAAFGDVHFVCVGTPQQPGSHAADLRYVDAVVDGLAPHLRPGALVVGKSTVPVGTASRLAERIDAELAWNPEFLREGFAVEDTLRPDRLVVGVTSPSAEQVLRDVYAPMLAAGTPWVSTDPATAELVKVAANSFLATKISFINAMAEICEATGADVTTLAAAIGYDVRIGDKFLRAGVGFGGGCLPKDIRAFRHRAAELGLEESVRFLHEVDAINLRRRDRAVSLARELVGGSFAGRSVAVLGATFKPDSDDIRDSPALAVANAIRAEGARVTVHDPQGIDNARAVHPDLDYSPGAQKACEGAHVVVHLTEWSEYRDLDPVKLAEVVHGRALVDARNALDLAAWRAAGWEVRALGRPRA